One segment of Candidatus Arsenophonus lipoptenae DNA contains the following:
- the htpG gene encoding molecular chaperone HtpG yields the protein MNMKEQEIRGFQSEVKQLLQLMIHSLYSNKEIFLRELISNASDAADKLRFKALSKSDLYENDGDLKVRISIDKDKKLLSITDNGIGMTRTEVIDNLGTIAQSGTKTFLKSLGKDKAKDSQLIGQFGVGFYSVFIVADQVTVRTRSAGNTTDKGVFWQSYGEGEYTIADIEKIDRGTEIILHLREDQSEFLDTWRLRSIISKYSDHITLPIEIANKNEKNGIITWEKINKSEAIWTRNKKEISDKEYKEFYKNISHDYSDPLIWIHNKVEGKQEYINLLYIPTKAPVDLWNRDNKNGLKLYVHRVFIMDQADQFMPHYLRFIRGVVDCNDLPLNISREVLQDSDLVKNLRISLTKRILQILEKLSKKDIEKYQKFWNEFGLVLKEGIAEDTINKKTISRLLRFSSTYNNNNIQNVSLEDYINRIVNGNQKKIYYITADNYISAKNSPHLELFRKKGIEVLLLSDRIDEWMMNYLPEFEGKSFQSISKIDESLEKLTNEDKEKQIEIDKQLRPFIQRVKNTLGDQVKEVKLTYRLTETPAIVTTDANDMSTQMAKLFSVAGQATPELKYNFELNPEHPLVQKTIKITDDKLFFEWIKILLDQALFIEKGSLDNPNEFIDRMNKLFLS from the coding sequence ATAAATATGAAAGAACAAGAAATTCGTGGCTTTCAATCAGAAGTAAAACAATTACTACAATTAATGATTCATTCTCTTTATTCTAATAAAGAAATTTTTTTACGTGAACTAATTTCTAATGCATCTGATGCAGCAGATAAATTACGTTTTAAAGCTCTTTCTAAATCTGATCTTTATGAAAATGATGGCGATTTAAAAGTTAGAATTTCTATTGATAAAGATAAAAAATTATTATCCATTACTGATAATGGTATTGGGATGACTAGAACAGAAGTTATCGATAATTTAGGTACTATAGCTCAATCAGGCACAAAAACATTTTTAAAATCATTAGGCAAAGATAAAGCAAAAGATAGTCAATTAATTGGTCAATTTGGTGTTGGTTTTTATTCGGTTTTTATAGTCGCTGATCAAGTAACAGTGCGAACAAGATCGGCGGGCAATACTACTGACAAAGGAGTTTTTTGGCAATCATATGGGGAAGGTGAATATACAATTGCTGATATTGAAAAAATAGATCGTGGTACTGAAATCATATTACATTTACGTGAAGATCAATCTGAATTTTTAGATACATGGCGTTTGCGTTCAATAATCAGTAAATATTCAGATCATATTACTCTTCCTATAGAAATAGCTAATAAAAATGAAAAAAATGGCATTATTACTTGGGAAAAAATTAATAAGTCTGAAGCTATATGGACTCGTAATAAAAAAGAAATTAGCGATAAAGAATATAAAGAATTTTATAAAAATATTTCCCATGATTATAGTGATCCTTTGATATGGATTCATAATAAAGTAGAGGGTAAACAAGAATATATAAATCTACTATATATACCTACCAAAGCTCCTGTAGATTTATGGAATAGAGATAATAAAAATGGTTTAAAACTTTACGTTCATCGCGTTTTTATTATGGATCAAGCTGATCAGTTTATGCCACATTATTTGCGTTTCATTCGTGGGGTAGTAGATTGTAATGACTTGCCATTAAATATTTCAAGAGAAGTTTTACAGGATAGCGATCTTGTTAAGAATTTGCGTATTTCCTTAACAAAACGTATATTACAAATATTAGAAAAATTATCCAAAAAAGATATAGAAAAATACCAAAAATTTTGGAATGAGTTTGGATTAGTATTAAAAGAAGGCATTGCTGAAGATACAATTAATAAAAAAACTATTTCAAGATTATTAAGATTTTCATCAACATATAATAACAATAATATACAAAATGTCTCTTTAGAAGATTATATAAATAGAATAGTTAATGGTAATCAAAAAAAAATTTATTACATAACTGCTGATAATTATATTTCAGCAAAAAATAGCCCTCATTTAGAATTATTTCGTAAAAAAGGAATCGAAGTTTTACTACTTTCTGATCGAATAGATGAATGGATGATGAATTATTTACCAGAATTTGAAGGTAAATCTTTTCAGTCTATTAGTAAAATAGATGAATCATTAGAAAAATTAACAAATGAAGATAAGGAAAAACAAATAGAAATAGATAAACAATTAAGACCTTTCATTCAGCGTGTAAAAAATACATTAGGTGATCAAGTAAAAGAAGTCAAATTAACTTATCGTTTAACAGAAACTCCTGCAATAGTTACAACTGATGCTAATGATATGAGTACACAAATGGCAAAATTATTTTCTGTAGCAGGACAAGCAACACCAGAATTAAAATATAATTTTGAGTTAAATCCAGAACATCCATTAGTACAAAAAACCATTAAAATAACAGATGACAAATTATTTTTCGAATGGATAAAAATATTATTAGATCAAGCTTTATTTATTGAGAAAGGAAGTTTAGATAATCCAAATGAATTTATTGATCGTATGAATAAATTATTTTTAAGTTGA
- the hemH gene encoding ferrochelatase, producing the protein MKRYGVLLVNLGTPKAANTEAVKKFLAEFLSDIRIINFSPIIWKLLLHLIILPLRSPKLAKLYESIWTKEGSPLLIYSLQQKIELKKKLSNIPVELGMSYGMLPISEAINKLLTKKVENIIILPLYPQYSNSTTAVVFDMIIKILKKYQIIPRINFIRSYADHPYYIEILKKSVELSFKKYGIPERLILSYHGIPKYYEKKGDIYPKQCELTTYLFSKLIKFPTHQIIMAYQSKFGYRKWTKPYTNTILKFLAKNNIKHVQILCPGFSVDSLETLWEISIRNKDLFLKYGGEQFHYIPALNATKNHIILMTKLIINKI; encoded by the coding sequence ATTAAAAGGTACGGTGTATTATTAGTTAATCTAGGTACTCCAAAGGCTGCTAATACAGAAGCTGTAAAAAAGTTCTTAGCAGAATTTCTCAGTGATATTAGAATTATAAATTTTTCACCAATAATTTGGAAATTATTATTGCATTTAATAATTTTGCCATTAAGATCACCTAAATTAGCTAAACTATATGAATCAATTTGGACTAAAGAAGGATCTCCACTATTAATTTATAGCTTACAACAAAAAATTGAACTGAAAAAAAAACTATCAAATATACCTGTAGAATTAGGGATGAGTTATGGGATGCTACCAATTTCAGAAGCAATTAATAAACTTTTAACTAAAAAAGTTGAAAATATCATAATCTTACCACTTTACCCACAATATTCTAATTCTACTACTGCAGTAGTGTTTGATATGATCATTAAAATATTAAAGAAATATCAGATTATACCAAGAATTAATTTTATTCGTAGCTATGCTGATCATCCTTATTATATTGAAATATTAAAGAAATCAGTTGAATTAAGCTTTAAAAAATATGGTATACCTGAAAGATTAATACTTTCTTATCATGGTATACCTAAATATTATGAAAAAAAAGGTGATATTTATCCAAAACAATGTGAATTAACGACTTATTTATTTAGTAAATTAATTAAATTTCCTACTCATCAAATAATAATGGCTTATCAATCAAAATTTGGTTATAGAAAATGGACAAAACCATATACAAATACTATACTAAAATTTTTAGCTAAAAATAATATCAAACATGTACAAATTTTGTGTCCTGGTTTTTCAGTAGATTCTCTAGAGACATTATGGGAAATATCTATAAGAAATAAAGATCTATTCCTCAAATATGGTGGTGAACAATTTCATTATATACCTGCATTAAATGCAACAAAAAATCATATTATATTAATGACTAAATTGATTATAAATAAAATATAA
- a CDS encoding YbaB/EbfC family nucleoid-associated protein: MFNNTGLSNLMQQAQQMQEKMQKVQEEIANIEVIGESGAGLIKVTINGIHNCRKIEIDPTLLLDDKDILEDLIAAAFNNAVNNIEKIQKEKMANISNGITLPLNFKIPS, translated from the coding sequence ATGTTTAATAATACTGGATTAAGTAATTTAATGCAACAAGCTCAACAAATGCAAGAAAAAATGCAAAAAGTACAAGAAGAAATTGCTAATATAGAGGTTATAGGAGAATCTGGTGCAGGTCTCATTAAAGTTACTATTAATGGTATACATAATTGCCGTAAAATTGAAATTGATCCTACTTTGCTATTAGATGATAAAGATATCTTAGAAGATCTTATTGCTGCTGCTTTTAATAATGCAGTAAATAATATAGAAAAGATACAAAAAGAGAAAATGGCTAATATATCTAATGGAATAACATTACCTTTAAACTTTAAAATACCATCTTGA
- the adk gene encoding adenylate kinase — protein MRIIFLGAPGSGKGTQAQLIRQKYDIQKISIGDILRNAANKNIHLDIKTKKLMDKGDYIKDELVINLIKNYLANHNYQKGFILDGFPRTIPQAKAIKNINISIDYVFEFDISDEIIIERIIGRRIHIPSGRVYHIKFNPPKIENKDDITGEKLIIRPDDKEAVVRKRLIEYHKFTKPLIEYYRHESYITNVKYFKLNASFSIKKISKKLFKILG, from the coding sequence ATGCGTATTATTTTCCTAGGAGCTCCAGGTTCTGGTAAAGGAACTCAAGCTCAATTAATTAGACAAAAATACGATATTCAAAAAATTTCTATTGGTGATATATTACGCAATGCTGCAAATAAAAATATACATTTAGATATAAAAACAAAAAAATTAATGGATAAAGGTGATTATATTAAAGATGAATTAGTTATTAATTTAATTAAAAATTATTTAGCAAATCATAATTATCAAAAAGGCTTTATATTAGATGGATTTCCACGAACAATACCACAAGCAAAAGCTATAAAAAATATAAATATATCAATTGACTATGTATTTGAATTCGATATTTCTGATGAAATAATCATTGAACGTATTATAGGTCGCCGCATTCATATACCATCTGGGCGAGTTTATCATATAAAATTTAATCCACCAAAAATAGAAAATAAAGATGATATTACTGGTGAAAAATTAATTATTCGCCCAGATGATAAAGAAGCTGTAGTTCGTAAACGATTAATAGAGTATCATAAGTTCACTAAGCCATTAATTGAGTATTATCGTCATGAATCCTATATAACTAATGTAAAATATTTTAAATTAAATGCTAGTTTTTCTATAAAAAAAATAAGTAAAAAATTATTTAAAATTTTAGGTTAA